A window from Streptomyces sp. NBC_00299 encodes these proteins:
- a CDS encoding Crp/Fnr family transcriptional regulator yields the protein MNHTGDEAEKTWCISGVDIFRDLNEAEMDAIAAAAPMKTHSAGELVYSPSQPSEVLFILKQGRVRIFRVSADGRALTCAIISPGTIFGEMVLLGQRMYDNFAEALDDVTVCMMSRADVNRFLLSDARISACITEILGRRLTDLEQRLSDSVFKSVPLGVPPACGGASPPPC from the coding sequence ATGAACCACACCGGTGACGAGGCCGAGAAGACCTGGTGCATCTCCGGGGTCGACATCTTCCGCGACTTGAATGAGGCGGAGATGGACGCCATCGCCGCTGCGGCCCCGATGAAGACCCACAGCGCCGGCGAACTGGTCTACTCGCCCTCCCAGCCCTCCGAGGTGCTGTTCATCCTCAAGCAGGGACGGGTGCGCATCTTCCGGGTCTCCGCCGACGGCCGTGCCCTGACCTGCGCGATCATCAGCCCCGGCACCATCTTCGGCGAGATGGTGCTGCTCGGGCAGCGGATGTACGACAACTTCGCCGAGGCCCTCGACGACGTCACCGTCTGCATGATGAGCCGTGCCGACGTCAACCGCTTCCTGTTGTCCGACGCCCGGATCTCCGCCTGCATCACCGAGATCCTCGGCCGCCGCCTGACCGACCTCGAACAGCGCCTGTCCGACAGCGTCTTCAAGTCCGTCCCGCTGGGGGTACCTCCCGCTTGCGGGGGAGCATCGCCACCACCTTGCTGA
- a CDS encoding helix-turn-helix domain-containing protein produces the protein MLTLAAETRPRVLGARSPQAALTHQQIAALAGTSRETCTKVLRDFADQHLIRLARGRITVLDAERLADHAG, from the coding sequence TTGCTGACGCTCGCAGCCGAGACCCGGCCCAGGGTGCTCGGCGCCCGCAGCCCGCAGGCCGCGCTCACTCACCAGCAAATCGCCGCCCTGGCCGGCACGTCCCGCGAGACGTGCACCAAGGTGCTGCGCGACTTCGCCGACCAGCACCTGATCCGCCTGGCTCGGGGCCGCATCACCGTCCTCGACGCAGAGCGGCTCGCCGACCACGCGGGCTGA
- a CDS encoding redoxin domain-containing protein: protein MRARTLLPAVLAAALLTVTGCGSDGGTDSGSDVQGAPPKTASSAPGSTTSDESRGDSGAQVPEALNFTGTTVDGKPFDAKALAGKPTVLWFWAPWCPKCRAQAAETAKVAADYQGKANVLGVAGLDKNTAMKDFVSQTGTDGFPHLSDEAGDVWKRFAVTEQSRYVILDKDGRTVYEGVLPAGEGLAEKVAGLTG from the coding sequence ATGCGTGCCCGCACTCTGCTCCCGGCCGTCCTGGCCGCCGCCCTGCTCACCGTGACCGGGTGCGGCTCCGACGGTGGTACCGACTCCGGCAGCGACGTCCAGGGCGCACCGCCTAAGACGGCGTCTTCCGCCCCTGGGTCCACTACCTCGGACGAGAGCCGGGGCGACAGCGGGGCGCAGGTCCCCGAGGCCCTGAACTTCACCGGCACCACGGTGGACGGCAAACCCTTCGACGCCAAGGCCCTCGCGGGCAAGCCAACCGTGCTGTGGTTCTGGGCCCCGTGGTGCCCCAAGTGCCGCGCCCAGGCCGCCGAGACCGCCAAGGTCGCCGCCGACTACCAGGGCAAGGCCAATGTCCTCGGCGTCGCGGGCCTCGACAAGAACACCGCCATGAAGGACTTCGTCTCCCAGACCGGAACCGACGGCTTCCCCCACCTCTCCGACGAGGCGGGCGACGTATGGAAGCGGTTCGCCGTCACCGAGCAGAGCCGCTACGTCATCCTCGACAAGGACGGCAGGACCGTCTACGAGGGCGTGCTGCCCGCAGGCGAGGGGCTGGCCGAGAAGGTCGCCGGGCTCACCGGCTGA
- a CDS encoding cytochrome c biogenesis CcdA family protein → MADLPLALALSAGMLAAVNPCGFALLPAYLSLLVLGDDSPSRTVAVGRALTATAAMTVGFAALFGMFGLAVQPVAGQVQEHLPWFTIAFGLLMAVAGAWLLAGRQLPTLAPKLRRAPTVTRSLPSMALFGMAYATASLGCTIAPFLAIVVSAFRSGSTGEGIALFAAYAGGMGLIVGAASLTVALTRATAVTRLRRLGAIAPRLGGALLLCVGAYVAYYGWYEIRVQRDPTLQDPVIDAAGAVQRGIAEVLDATGPAVIALLFAGLFIAAVALVRFRRARGARRSPGADTGARSTPSPSP, encoded by the coding sequence ATGGCCGACCTGCCCCTGGCTCTCGCGCTCAGCGCGGGCATGCTCGCCGCCGTCAACCCGTGCGGCTTCGCCCTGCTCCCGGCCTACCTGTCGCTGCTCGTCCTCGGCGACGACTCTCCCAGCCGTACGGTCGCAGTCGGACGGGCGCTGACCGCCACCGCGGCGATGACGGTCGGATTCGCCGCGCTCTTCGGCATGTTCGGCCTGGCCGTCCAGCCCGTCGCGGGCCAGGTCCAGGAGCATCTGCCCTGGTTCACCATCGCCTTCGGGCTCCTCATGGCGGTGGCCGGCGCCTGGCTGCTCGCGGGTCGTCAACTGCCCACCCTGGCCCCGAAGCTGCGCCGCGCGCCGACCGTGACGCGCTCGCTTCCTTCGATGGCGCTGTTCGGCATGGCGTACGCGACGGCCTCCCTGGGCTGCACCATCGCCCCGTTCCTGGCCATCGTCGTCTCCGCCTTCCGCAGCGGCTCGACCGGCGAGGGTATCGCCCTGTTCGCCGCGTACGCCGGCGGGATGGGCCTGATCGTCGGCGCCGCCTCGCTGACCGTCGCCCTCACCCGCGCCACCGCTGTCACCCGCCTGCGCCGCCTCGGCGCGATCGCGCCCCGGCTCGGCGGGGCACTTCTCCTGTGTGTGGGCGCGTACGTCGCGTACTACGGCTGGTACGAGATCCGCGTCCAGCGCGATCCCACGCTCCAGGACCCGGTCATCGACGCGGCCGGAGCCGTTCAGCGCGGCATCGCCGAGGTCCTGGACGCCACCGGCCCCGCAGTGATCGCTCTCCTCTTCGCGGGCCTGTTCATCGCGGCTGTGGCGCTCGTCCGCTTCCGGCGGGCCCGAGGGGCCCGCCGGTCACCCGGTGCGGACACCGGTGCGCGGTCGACGCCCAGCCCCAGCCCCTGA
- a CDS encoding vanadium-dependent haloperoxidase: protein MSDRRFAARDARIRAAEAEFQRHVPVHTANGEESDHPFVCTYSKALPHNKYGEVDPAAYNLLRRALATGAYEDFERIPLGDTRKLVNPQAGLAFDPQGPDAQVLAIPPAPRIDSAQNSAEAVELYWMALCRDVLFTRFGDSELVAEAATELGGLEDFRAPKQNGQVTPQTIFRGDTRGDLVGPYLSQFLLKDIPYGTLLIPQRQDTLVRPVDHLTTWGDWLEVQNGSEPEPDERDFATRRYIQTPRDLAHYVHFDALYEAYLNAALILLDLKAPADPGNPYNFSRNQIGFGTYGGPHILSLVTEVATRALKSVWFQKWYVHRRLRPEEFGGRVHQQLRGQREYPIDGGVLDSVAVKRVFEKYGSYLLPQAFPEGSPTHPSYGSGHATVAGACVTILKAWFDESHVLPDPVVPSTDGTVLEPYAGPDADRLTVGGELNKVAANIATGRNMAGVHWRTDYTAAVRLGEEVAIGVLREAKESTLEDAVFTLSRFDGTTMTV, encoded by the coding sequence ATGAGTGACCGTCGTTTTGCCGCGCGCGATGCGCGGATCCGGGCCGCCGAGGCCGAGTTCCAGCGCCACGTACCGGTCCACACCGCCAACGGAGAGGAGAGCGACCACCCCTTCGTCTGCACTTACTCCAAGGCGCTGCCGCACAACAAGTACGGAGAGGTCGACCCGGCCGCCTACAACCTGCTCCGCCGGGCCCTGGCCACCGGCGCTTACGAGGACTTCGAGCGCATCCCGCTCGGCGACACCCGAAAACTGGTCAACCCGCAGGCCGGACTGGCCTTCGACCCGCAGGGCCCGGACGCTCAAGTTCTGGCCATCCCGCCCGCGCCGCGTATCGACAGCGCGCAGAACTCCGCCGAGGCGGTTGAGCTGTACTGGATGGCGCTGTGCCGTGACGTGCTGTTCACTCGGTTCGGCGACAGCGAACTGGTCGCCGAGGCGGCCACCGAACTGGGCGGTCTTGAGGACTTCCGGGCGCCCAAGCAGAACGGCCAGGTGACCCCGCAGACCATCTTTCGCGGCGACACCCGGGGCGACCTGGTGGGGCCGTATCTCTCGCAGTTCCTGCTCAAGGACATCCCGTACGGCACACTGCTGATCCCGCAGCGGCAGGACACCCTGGTCCGCCCGGTCGACCACCTGACCACCTGGGGCGACTGGCTGGAGGTGCAGAACGGCTCCGAACCCGAGCCCGACGAGCGGGACTTCGCCACCCGGCGGTACATCCAGACCCCGCGCGACCTGGCGCACTACGTGCACTTCGACGCGCTGTACGAGGCGTACCTCAACGCCGCCCTCATCCTGCTCGACCTGAAAGCGCCGGCGGATCCGGGCAACCCGTACAACTTCTCACGCAACCAGATCGGCTTCGGGACGTACGGCGGCCCGCACATCCTCTCGCTCGTCACCGAGGTGGCCACGCGTGCACTGAAGTCGGTGTGGTTCCAGAAGTGGTACGTGCACCGGCGGCTGCGGCCGGAGGAGTTCGGCGGCCGGGTCCATCAGCAGCTGCGCGGGCAGCGCGAGTACCCCATCGACGGCGGGGTGCTGGACTCCGTCGCCGTCAAGCGGGTCTTCGAGAAGTACGGCAGCTACCTGCTGCCGCAGGCGTTCCCCGAGGGCAGCCCGACCCATCCCTCGTACGGCTCCGGACATGCCACGGTGGCCGGTGCGTGTGTGACCATCCTCAAGGCGTGGTTCGACGAATCGCACGTCCTGCCCGACCCGGTCGTGCCCAGCACCGACGGCACCGTCCTGGAGCCGTACGCCGGTCCGGACGCCGACCGGCTCACCGTCGGCGGCGAGCTCAACAAGGTCGCCGCCAACATCGCCACCGGCCGCAACATGGCCGGTGTGCATTGGCGCACCGACTACACCGCGGCGGTCCGGCTGGGCGAGGAGGTTGCCATCGGCGTGCTGCGCGAGGCCAAGGAGTCGACCCTGGAGGACGCCGTGTTCACCCTCAGCCGCTTCGACGGCACCACCATGACCGTCTGA
- a CDS encoding TrkH family potassium uptake protein has translation MAGLVAWARKGSSLLAAHPARAVVVAFAVVVLAGAVVLSLPFAAEDGSATGFVTALFTSTSAVCVTGLAVVDTGTYWSGFGEGVILVLIQVGGFGIMTMASLLALLVSGRLRLRMQLTAQAETKSLGIGDVRRVLLGVAGTTLIVELAVGAVLALRFRYGYGEDFGSSVYLGYFHAVSAFNNAGFGLHADSLTRYAQDAWVTLPIAAAVILGGIGFPVLLELLRHRHRRRTTGRRNWTLHTKLTLITTAVLLAAGTVLTCLLEWSNPGTLGPHTAEGKILDGFFHSAMSRTAGFNSLDIGALHASTLLMTCVLMFIGGGSAGTAGGIKVTTFAVLLAAIIAEVRGEPNSAVLGRRLAPHALRQALTVALLGVGLVIASTLALLSLTEERLEVVLFEVVSAFATVGLSTGITADLPTVGQLLLIGLMFIGRLGPITLVSALALRERTRRYELPEERPVIG, from the coding sequence ATGGCGGGACTGGTGGCATGGGCCCGGAAGGGGTCGTCGCTGCTTGCCGCGCACCCCGCCCGTGCCGTGGTCGTGGCGTTCGCCGTCGTGGTGCTGGCGGGTGCTGTGGTGTTGTCGCTGCCGTTCGCCGCTGAGGACGGCTCCGCGACCGGGTTCGTGACGGCGCTGTTCACCTCTACCTCGGCCGTGTGCGTCACCGGTCTGGCCGTGGTGGATACGGGAACGTACTGGAGCGGCTTCGGCGAGGGCGTCATCCTCGTGCTGATCCAGGTCGGCGGCTTCGGCATCATGACCATGGCGTCGCTGCTGGCGTTGCTCGTCTCGGGACGCCTGCGACTCCGTATGCAGCTGACGGCGCAGGCCGAGACGAAGAGCCTCGGCATCGGGGACGTGCGCCGGGTGCTGCTGGGCGTCGCGGGCACCACTCTGATCGTCGAACTCGCCGTCGGGGCAGTGCTGGCGCTGCGCTTCCGGTACGGGTACGGCGAGGACTTCGGCAGTTCCGTGTACCTGGGCTACTTCCACGCCGTGTCCGCGTTCAACAACGCCGGGTTCGGACTGCACGCCGACAGCCTCACCCGCTACGCTCAGGACGCCTGGGTCACCCTCCCGATCGCGGCCGCCGTGATCCTCGGCGGCATCGGCTTCCCGGTGCTGCTGGAGCTGCTGCGCCACCGCCATCGGCGGCGTACGACCGGACGCCGCAACTGGACGCTGCACACGAAGCTCACGCTGATCACCACCGCCGTCCTGCTGGCTGCCGGGACCGTGCTCACCTGTCTCCTGGAGTGGTCGAACCCCGGCACACTCGGCCCCCACACCGCGGAAGGAAAGATCCTCGACGGGTTCTTCCACTCCGCGATGTCACGCACCGCCGGCTTCAACTCCCTCGACATCGGCGCGCTGCACGCCTCGACGCTGCTGATGACCTGCGTGCTGATGTTCATCGGCGGCGGCAGCGCCGGAACGGCCGGCGGTATCAAGGTCACCACCTTCGCGGTCCTGCTCGCCGCGATCATCGCCGAGGTGCGCGGCGAGCCCAACTCCGCGGTCCTGGGCCGCCGTCTCGCCCCGCATGCACTGCGCCAGGCACTGACCGTGGCGCTCCTCGGCGTCGGCCTGGTCATCGCCTCCACGCTGGCCCTGCTCTCCCTCACCGAAGAGCGGTTGGAGGTCGTGCTGTTCGAGGTCGTATCCGCCTTCGCCACGGTGGGCCTGTCCACCGGCATCACCGCCGACCTCCCGACGGTCGGCCAACTGCTGCTGATCGGGCTGATGTTCATCGGCCGACTCGGCCCGATCACTCTCGTCTCGGCCCTCGCCCTGCGCGAGCGCACCCGCCGCTACGAACTGCCCGAGGAGCGACCTGTCATTGGTTAA
- a CDS encoding potassium channel family protein, whose amino-acid sequence MVNYLRNLRERRHKRRSEPQTRGEDQRVAVIGLGRFGLSLANELVRRGWDVLGIDTDARLVQKYSDDLTHAAVADCTDAEALRQLGVHEFTSAVVAIGTDIEASILVSSNLLEAEVPNIWAKAISRQHGRILERLGVHHVVLPEHEMGERVAHLVTGRMLDFIEFDDDYALVKTVAPDIATGVPLGQSHVRSRFGVTVVGIKRPGEDFTYATAETVVRKGDVIVVTGKTHAVETFAGLG is encoded by the coding sequence TTGGTTAACTACCTACGCAACCTGCGCGAACGGCGCCACAAGCGCCGCTCCGAGCCCCAAACCCGGGGCGAAGACCAGCGGGTCGCCGTCATCGGCCTGGGCCGCTTCGGCCTGTCCCTGGCCAACGAGCTGGTGCGACGCGGCTGGGACGTCCTCGGCATCGACACCGACGCCCGCCTGGTGCAGAAGTACAGCGACGACCTCACGCACGCCGCTGTCGCCGACTGCACCGACGCAGAGGCGCTGCGCCAGCTCGGCGTCCACGAGTTCACCAGCGCCGTCGTCGCCATCGGCACCGACATCGAAGCGAGCATCCTGGTCAGCTCCAACCTGCTGGAGGCCGAGGTCCCCAACATCTGGGCCAAGGCCATCAGCCGCCAGCACGGCCGGATCCTCGAACGCCTCGGCGTCCACCACGTCGTCCTGCCCGAGCACGAGATGGGCGAACGCGTGGCCCACCTGGTCACCGGCCGCATGCTGGACTTCATCGAGTTCGACGACGACTACGCCCTGGTCAAGACCGTCGCCCCGGACATCGCCACCGGCGTCCCCCTCGGCCAGAGCCATGTCCGCAGCAGATTCGGCGTCACCGTCGTCGGCATCAAACGCCCCGGCGAGGACTTCACCTACGCCACCGCCGAGACCGTCGTCCGGAAGGGCGACGTCATCGTCGTCACCGGCAAGACCCACGCGGTGGAGACCTTCGCCGGGCTCGGCTGA
- a CDS encoding galactose oxidase early set domain-containing protein, protein MRTSDPTRISRVRLIRPGSATHVTDFDQRSVALDITRRADGTLTVRVPEDPSLVPPGWYMVVAVDEHGVPSPPSGCTCSCETQPAHTNPAGRTGVSTAQYSRVQNLPSAMIGSVRASVLPGKQPSHARRPHAPLPQHDRHCLRGRRTGAHPFRARLPRHARCREHGDEHIPDHREHPVRAADRGRP, encoded by the coding sequence CTGCGCACCTCCGACCCCACCCGCATCAGCCGCGTACGGCTCATCCGCCCCGGATCCGCGACCCACGTCACGGACTTCGACCAGCGCTCCGTGGCCCTCGACATCACCCGGCGCGCCGACGGCACGCTCACCGTGCGCGTGCCCGAAGACCCGTCGCTCGTCCCACCCGGCTGGTACATGGTCGTTGCCGTCGATGAACACGGTGTACCGTCCCCGCCGTCTGGGTGCACGTGTTCCTGTGAGACACAGCCTGCGCATACCAACCCTGCGGGACGCACCGGAGTCAGCACAGCGCAGTACAGCAGAGTGCAAAATTTACCCAGTGCAATGATTGGTTCGGTCCGCGCGTCCGTACTTCCTGGCAAACAGCCCTCTCACGCCAGGAGGCCCCATGCCCCTCTCCCGCAACACGATCGCCACTGTCTTCGTGGGCGGCGCACTGGTGCTCACCCTTTCCGCGCTCGCCTACCCCGCCATGCTCGGTGTAGAGAACACGGCGACGAACACATCCCGGATCATCGCGAACACCCAGTACGGGCCGCTGACCGAGGCCGACCGTGA